TCCTCTGCCTTTGGCGATGTCATGAAAGATACCGGCAATAATCAGTAACTCCAGTTTAGGTATGCGTTTGATAATGTCACTGCAATAGGGGAGTTCTTCGGAGAATTCATCAATGGTTAGACGACGGATATTTCTTACCACAAAAAGGGTGTGTTCATCGACGGTATAGGCATGAAACAAATCGTATTGCATCTGTCCGACAATATGGTTGAATTCCGGTAGATAAGCAGCCAATACACCATATCGATTCATCCGTCGGAGTTCATGGGTAACACCTAGTGGCTGACGGATAATCTCCATAAACAGACTGCGCGAGCGTAGATCCTGACGAAAATCATCATTAATCAAGTGTAGATGAGCGCGAATCAGTCGAATAGTCGATGCCCGTACGCCCTTAATCTCAGGATGTTGTGCCATCAACAGGAAGATCTCCAGCAAGGCAAAAGGGTAGCGTGCGAATACTTGATCATCACTGACCTCAAGAAACCCGTGGATAACATGAAATCTGCGATTAAGGATATGTGCCGGACACTGATTGCCAGTGTATAGAATCGCCTCCTGGAAGTGTTGTAATAACATATCATTCAGGCGTTCCAGTTCCATCACCGTGCAATAATACTGTTTCATCAGGCCTTCGATGGCCTTGTTGCCCTCACCGCTATAGCCTAGCTTTTCTGCCAGGTTGCGCTGGTAATCAAATAATAGCCTGTCTTCCCGTCTGCCGGTCTGCTGGTGCAGGGCGTAGCGCACCTGCCACAGGAAACACTGTCCCTGCCACAGGGCGTGATATTCATCCTCGGTGAGAAAATCGTGTGAGATCAGTTCTTTTAATGTCTCGGCACCAAAATGGCGTTTGGCAACCCAGCCAATCATCTGTATATCACGTAGTCCTCCAGGACCTTCCTTGATATTGGGCTCAAGGTTGTAAGCGGTATCGTGATATTTGGCATGACGCAGTTGTTGTTCCTTGCTTTTTGCCTCAAAAAAATCACGGCTGGTCCATATATCATCACTGGTGGCGATCTGTTTTAATTCCTTATACAGCGTTTGATCACCATAGATGAGGCGTGATTCCATAATGTTGGTGGCAATGGTGATGTCTTGCCGGGATTGCTCGATACAGTCCTGCAAGGTACGGACACTATGTCCCACTTCCAGACCAATATCCCATAGAAATTGCAGGAAGGAGGCCATGGCTGCATTCGGGATATTCTCTTCCGATGGCAACAGGATCATTAGATCAATATCCGAACCGGGTAGTAGCTCTGAACGGCCATAGCCGCCAACGGCAAGTAAGGCTAGATTATTGGCATCATTCTGTAGCCAGTACGCCCATATCCGGCGTAGAATTTCATCAATAAAAAAACTACGGCAATGAACCAGGTTCTCAATCGCATCACCTTGATCAAAGTGCTGGTGAAGATGCTTGTTGGCAAGTGTTAACGCATCACGAAAAGATGAAATCAGCGTGGCTTGATCCTGTGGTCTATCGATAACAGGGATCTCACACAGGTCGATTAATGCTTGAGGAATAATCGGGTAATCATTGGCCGATAAATTTTTAGCTGTCATATTAAATTCCACTGTTCTCTGTTAAATGATCAGATCTTCCAGGTTGTGACCT
This Gammaproteobacteria bacterium DNA region includes the following protein-coding sequences:
- the glnD gene encoding [protein-PII] uridylyltransferase, which encodes MPVIDRPQDQATLISSFRDALTLANKHLHQHFDQGDAIENLVHCRSFFIDEILRRIWAYWLQNDANNLALLAVGGYGRSELLPGSDIDLMILLPSEENIPNAAMASFLQFLWDIGLEVGHSVRTLQDCIEQSRQDITIATNIMESRLIYGDQTLYKELKQIATSDDIWTSRDFFEAKSKEQQLRHAKYHDTAYNLEPNIKEGPGGLRDIQMIGWVAKRHFGAETLKELISHDFLTEDEYHALWQGQCFLWQVRYALHQQTGRREDRLLFDYQRNLAEKLGYSGEGNKAIEGLMKQYYCTVMELERLNDMLLQHFQEAILYTGNQCPAHILNRRFHVIHGFLEVSDDQVFARYPFALLEIFLLMAQHPEIKGVRASTIRLIRAHLHLINDDFRQDLRSRSLFMEIIRQPLGVTHELRRMNRYGVLAAYLPEFNHIVGQMQYDLFHAYTVDEHTLFVVRNIRRLTIDEFSEELPYCSDIIKRIPKLELLIIAGIFHDIAKGRGGNHSELGAIEVTRFCQQHSLSSYDTNLIAWLVQSHLLMSTTAQRRDISDPDVIREFAALVENPQRLNYLYLLTVADIRATNAKLWTSWKGSLLQELHIATTRALRIGLDNPVDHQQHIDAIKTDARSLLSERQVTDQAIDEQWQWLNDEYFVRNTAEQICWQTMTLIKHKGSNEPLVDFRHDSERGGTEIFIYTKNRDGLFTITAHQLDQLCLTIADARTVTLKNGYAMEIFVVLESSGEDIRDQHRLEQIQASVKQRLLDINNSFSEISRNNPRQFKHFRISTRIDIINKAAEKYTIVEIITGDHPGLLSQIGQVFIQSDIRLHNAKIATFGSKAEDVFYITDHGNRPINDQDRLDKLHQQLIQSLESEQEQAKQ